Proteins from a genomic interval of Clostridium sp. AN503:
- a CDS encoding CoA-transferase, whose translation MTEKVVSFEQAVSWIEDNSTVFVCGIENIMLPDRTLKALEDRFLAEGHPCGMTEIHTTIHGMGDGVGLERFAHPGMVKRVIGSGFSFLKTSKMTAMLRENKVEAYVIPMGTLFEILHQTGAGETCTFTRTGIGTFVDCDVEGGRMNEISSEPICEKITIKGNDYLCYQNPRIDVAIIRGTTVDEDGNLTVEQEPVNAGVLSAAMAAKASGGKVIVQASRLARRGSLHPRKVLVPGIMVDYIVIDPEQGISGGASVNPSLTGEIKIPVSELPALSLDCKKVIARRAAMEIGENDRVINLGVGIPANIPMIQVEEKGGIESTFFPEHGSIGGVPAERKIFGVNRNPSAILDSSFVFPYYRGGGLDITFLGFGEMDRHGNVNVSKFNHIVPGCGGFIDITHKTKKLVFCGTFSAVGAEFEIGNGKLTILKEGQQPKIVDQVEQITLNGRMAYEHGQELLYITERCVFRYGEDGLELLEAAPGIDIEKDILDRLPFVVKADQVKRMPDDIFR comes from the coding sequence ATGACAGAAAAAGTAGTTTCCTTTGAACAGGCGGTTTCCTGGATTGAGGATAACAGTACCGTATTTGTCTGCGGGATCGAGAATATCATGCTTCCGGACAGGACCTTGAAGGCACTGGAGGACAGGTTCCTGGCTGAGGGGCATCCCTGCGGGATGACGGAGATCCACACGACGATCCATGGGATGGGGGACGGTGTGGGACTGGAGCGTTTTGCCCATCCCGGTATGGTAAAGAGAGTCATTGGGAGCGGCTTCAGTTTTCTCAAAACCTCCAAAATGACAGCGATGCTCCGTGAGAACAAGGTGGAGGCCTATGTGATCCCCATGGGAACACTTTTTGAGATCCTGCACCAGACTGGGGCGGGAGAGACCTGCACATTTACCAGGACAGGGATCGGAACATTTGTGGATTGCGACGTGGAAGGCGGCAGAATGAATGAGATATCATCAGAACCGATCTGTGAGAAGATAACCATAAAAGGGAATGATTATCTCTGCTACCAGAATCCCAGGATTGACGTGGCGATCATACGCGGAACCACGGTGGATGAGGACGGCAACCTGACTGTGGAGCAGGAGCCGGTCAATGCGGGGGTCCTCTCGGCAGCCATGGCGGCGAAAGCCAGCGGCGGCAAAGTGATCGTGCAGGCGTCGCGCCTTGCCAGACGTGGTTCCCTGCATCCCAGAAAGGTGCTGGTACCGGGAATCATGGTGGATTATATCGTCATCGATCCGGAGCAGGGCATATCGGGCGGAGCCAGCGTGAATCCGTCCCTGACCGGGGAAATAAAGATCCCGGTGTCGGAGCTTCCGGCCCTCAGTCTGGACTGCAAAAAGGTGATCGCCCGCAGGGCAGCCATGGAGATCGGGGAAAATGATCGTGTGATCAATCTGGGAGTTGGAATCCCGGCCAATATCCCCATGATCCAGGTGGAAGAGAAGGGGGGGATTGAGAGCACCTTTTTCCCGGAACACGGTTCCATCGGCGGGGTTCCGGCAGAGCGGAAGATCTTCGGCGTGAACCGGAATCCCAGCGCGATCCTGGACTCCTCGTTTGTGTTTCCCTATTACAGGGGCGGCGGGCTGGATATTACATTCCTGGGGTTTGGAGAGATGGACCGTCACGGCAATGTGAACGTCAGCAAATTCAACCATATTGTGCCTGGATGCGGCGGTTTTATCGATATCACGCACAAGACGAAAAAACTTGTTTTCTGTGGAACCTTCTCTGCGGTAGGGGCTGAGTTTGAGATCGGAAATGGAAAGCTGACCATATTAAAAGAAGGGCAGCAGCCCAAGATCGTGGACCAGGTGGAGCAGATCACCTTAAACGGGCGCATGGCTTATGAACATGGACAGGAGCTTCTTTATATCACTGAGCGGTGTGTATTCCGGTATGGGGAAGACGGACTGGAGCTTTTAGAGGCGGCGCCGGGGATTGACATTGAAAAAGATATTCTGGATCGTCTCCCGTTTGTTGTAAAGGCGGATCAGGTAAAACGGATGCCGGATGATATTTTCCGATGA
- a CDS encoding MaoC/PaaZ C-terminal domain-containing protein, producing the protein MSKYLDDWRVGEVFLTPGRTIGEYEVSAFAGLTGDYHQNHTDAVYMKDSIFGERIAHGLLGLSIAHGLMMRLGLITDNSIALLGIEDWKFHKAVLLGDTIHVRITVQEIRFSRSKEDRGILKLFFEVINQKDEVCQSGVKVLMMKRKAGEGQK; encoded by the coding sequence ATGAGTAAGTATCTGGATGACTGGAGGGTGGGGGAGGTATTCCTCACGCCGGGAAGGACGATCGGGGAGTATGAAGTTTCCGCTTTCGCCGGACTGACGGGGGATTACCACCAGAACCATACGGACGCGGTCTACATGAAGGACAGTATTTTTGGAGAGCGGATTGCCCACGGGCTGCTGGGGCTGTCCATTGCCCACGGGTTAATGATGAGGCTGGGCCTGATCACGGATAATTCCATCGCGCTTTTGGGGATTGAGGACTGGAAATTCCATAAGGCGGTCCTTTTGGGCGATACCATCCATGTGAGGATCACAGTCCAGGAGATCCGGTTCAGCCGCAGCAAAGAGGACCGGGGGATCTTAAAGCTGTTTTTTGAAGTGATCAACCAAAAGGATGAGGTATGCCAGTCTGGTGTGAAAGTCCTGATGATGAAACGAAAGGCAGGGGAGGGACAGAAATGA
- a CDS encoding 2-dehydro-3-deoxygalactonokinase translates to MRRYWITVDTGTTNTRAVLWKDDGQALGMKSAAVGVRDTARDGSNERLKRGVRECMESLLSEFRIGYDQVARVAASGMITSNVGLVEIPHCTAPVSRKGLAEAAVEVLLKDVCPLPILFIPGVKNDVPSVTEACFEAMDIMRGEEVECCALLELYGTGRPYVIIIPGSHTKFVTVDKDGSLRGCLTTLSGELLSSIIHDTIIADAVGRAFVEGEEYDREMVLRGYRAACRCGTGRACFSTRILSQFAGVGTKAAANFLYGILMQNDIFAVQNSRAIQTDSSMTALVMGDGAYSRGLADILKEEQVFTQVTLCQSAGAVPYSAKGAYVIARLKEEGKNE, encoded by the coding sequence ATGAGGCGATACTGGATAACCGTTGATACAGGCACGACCAATACCCGTGCCGTACTCTGGAAAGATGATGGACAGGCGCTTGGGATGAAAAGTGCCGCGGTCGGAGTCCGGGATACTGCGCGGGATGGCAGCAATGAAAGGCTGAAACGGGGAGTGCGGGAATGTATGGAGTCCCTGCTTTCAGAATTCAGGATCGGATATGATCAGGTGGCGCGGGTCGCTGCAAGCGGAATGATCACATCCAATGTCGGGTTGGTGGAGATTCCTCACTGTACAGCTCCGGTGAGCCGGAAAGGCCTGGCTGAGGCAGCGGTGGAAGTGCTCCTAAAGGATGTATGCCCGCTGCCGATCCTGTTTATACCGGGGGTGAAAAATGATGTCCCATCGGTGACAGAAGCGTGTTTTGAGGCGATGGATATTATGAGGGGAGAGGAGGTGGAGTGCTGTGCGCTTTTAGAGCTGTATGGTACAGGCCGCCCCTATGTGATCATTATACCCGGATCCCATACGAAATTTGTGACGGTGGATAAAGACGGCAGTCTGAGAGGATGTTTAACGACTCTGTCAGGTGAACTCTTATCTTCCATTATTCACGATACGATCATTGCTGATGCAGTGGGGAGAGCGTTTGTGGAAGGAGAAGAATACGACAGGGAGATGGTGCTTCGGGGTTACCGCGCTGCCTGCCGGTGCGGAACCGGGCGGGCCTGTTTCTCAACGAGGATCCTCAGTCAGTTTGCGGGGGTGGGGACCAAAGCAGCTGCCAATTTCCTTTATGGGATCCTGATGCAGAATGATATATTTGCGGTTCAAAACAGCCGGGCGATCCAGACGGACAGCAGTATGACGGCGCTTGTTATGGGGGACGGCGCTTACAGCCGTGGTCTCGCAGATATTCTAAAAGAGGAACAGGTTTTTACGCAGGTCACTTTGTGCCAGTCTGCGGGAGCAGTGCCGTATTCCGCAAAAGGCGCGTATGTCATAGCAAGACTTAAGGAGGAGGGAAAGAATGAGTAA
- a CDS encoding bifunctional 4-hydroxy-2-oxoglutarate aldolase/2-dehydro-3-deoxy-phosphogluconate aldolase, giving the protein MTERKKEVLDSIRRNRLVVIARDIIPEDVLESAKALYKGGIRLMEITFSQETGRMEATAESIALVRKHLPDDMTVGAGTVLTQEQLICARDAGAEFILSPGADEAVIKLTRAMGLVSIPGALTASEIYEAYAWGADVVKLFPAGVMGTGYLKAVRGPLSHIPLMMVGGISEDNIGEFLKAGAVSFGVGSNILKREYIRNQDYEAVTELARTYLSRIKEAGDEAILDNR; this is encoded by the coding sequence ATGACAGAAAGAAAAAAAGAAGTTTTGGATTCCATAAGAAGAAACCGGCTGGTTGTCATAGCAAGAGATATTATTCCGGAAGATGTGTTGGAATCAGCAAAGGCATTATATAAGGGCGGCATCAGGTTGATGGAGATCACATTTTCCCAGGAAACAGGAAGGATGGAGGCTACGGCAGAGTCCATAGCACTTGTACGGAAACATCTGCCTGATGATATGACCGTAGGAGCTGGGACGGTCCTGACGCAGGAGCAGTTGATCTGTGCACGGGACGCAGGAGCAGAGTTTATCCTGTCGCCGGGGGCTGATGAGGCGGTCATAAAGCTTACCAGAGCTATGGGACTCGTCTCGATCCCGGGAGCGCTCACCGCAAGCGAGATCTATGAGGCTTACGCATGGGGGGCTGATGTGGTCAAGCTGTTTCCGGCGGGCGTTATGGGAACCGGTTATCTGAAGGCGGTCCGGGGGCCGCTGAGCCATATTCCGCTTATGATGGTAGGCGGGATCTCGGAGGATAATATCGGTGAGTTCCTTAAGGCAGGAGCTGTAAGCTTTGGTGTAGGAAGCAATATTTTGAAACGGGAATATATCAGGAACCAGGATTATGAAGCTGTGACGGAACTGGCCAGGACGTATTTGAGCAGGATAAAGGAGGCGGGGGATGAGGCGATACTGGATAACCGTTGA
- a CDS encoding SDR family oxidoreductase, protein MFDIRGCNAVVTGANRGIGRAVAEGYAKAGANVAIIDLEVSEETVKAIESYGVRCSAYRFDLSKCDEIEALAEQIIREQDGRIDILYNNAGTQRRYPCAEFPQKEWDFVMDVNCKAVFYLCQVFGRHMLERGYGKIINTASLLSFQGGLTVPAYAGSKGAVMQFTKSLSNEWAGKGVNVNCIAPGYLATELNTAILNDPVRNRQILERIPAGRWGQPEDIVGTAVFLASKASDYIDGIVIPVDGGWLGR, encoded by the coding sequence ATGTTTGATATCAGGGGATGCAATGCGGTAGTGACGGGAGCCAACAGGGGGATCGGACGGGCTGTGGCAGAAGGGTATGCGAAGGCGGGAGCCAATGTGGCGATCATAGACCTGGAGGTGTCTGAGGAGACGGTAAAGGCCATAGAGAGCTACGGAGTCCGGTGCAGCGCCTACCGGTTTGACTTATCAAAATGTGATGAGATAGAAGCACTTGCCGAGCAGATCATCAGGGAGCAGGACGGGAGGATTGATATTCTCTACAACAATGCAGGGACTCAGAGACGGTATCCGTGTGCCGAATTCCCGCAGAAAGAATGGGATTTTGTAATGGATGTCAATTGCAAAGCGGTGTTCTATTTATGCCAGGTCTTTGGCCGCCACATGCTGGAACGGGGATATGGAAAGATCATTAATACGGCCTCGCTGCTTTCCTTCCAGGGAGGTCTGACGGTTCCGGCCTATGCCGGCAGCAAGGGAGCCGTCATGCAGTTCACAAAAAGCCTCTCGAATGAATGGGCTGGTAAGGGTGTCAATGTGAACTGCATCGCCCCGGGGTATCTGGCAACCGAATTAAACACAGCGATCTTAAACGACCCGGTGAGAAACAGGCAGATCCTGGAGCGTATCCCGGCAGGGCGCTGGGGTCAGCCGGAGGATATTGTGGGAACAGCAGTCTTTTTAGCGTCAAAAGCGTCTGATTACATAGATGGCATTGTGATTCCGGTAGATGGGGGATGGCTGGGCAGATGA
- a CDS encoding C-terminal binding protein, which produces MERRVVITDCDHVDLKQEEEVFRRNQVEFEFLDCGDTGQLIRKLKGVKVIANQYTPLTEQFFDETEDLELVVRYGVGVNHIDIDAATRNHVIVCNVPDYGVQEVAAHALAMMMGLTRKIYHADRAMRQGRWAYEECIPICRLSGLTVGIIGLGRIGTCLAEIIKGLGCRVIACDVRSQKRVPEHVTVVPFEQLLRESDMISIHTPLETSRGLIGLEELKLMKKNAVLINVSRGGIIDEQALVQALREHWIAGAGLDVFEKEPVGTENPLMAFDNVIFSPHMAWYSEQASVDLKRKLAEELVRYLDGEPLQYRLN; this is translated from the coding sequence ATGGAAAGACGAGTAGTGATCACGGATTGCGACCATGTGGATTTAAAGCAGGAGGAGGAGGTGTTTCGCAGAAATCAGGTAGAGTTTGAATTCCTGGATTGCGGTGATACGGGGCAGTTGATCCGGAAACTGAAGGGAGTGAAGGTGATTGCCAATCAGTACACGCCGCTGACGGAGCAGTTTTTTGATGAGACAGAGGATCTGGAACTGGTGGTCCGCTATGGTGTGGGCGTCAATCATATTGATATTGATGCGGCAACCAGAAATCATGTTATCGTGTGCAATGTGCCGGATTACGGGGTACAGGAGGTGGCGGCACATGCTTTGGCCATGATGATGGGGCTTACCAGAAAAATATATCATGCGGACCGCGCTATGAGGCAGGGAAGATGGGCATATGAGGAGTGTATACCGATCTGTCGCCTCAGCGGCCTTACCGTAGGGATCATCGGATTAGGCCGGATCGGAACCTGCCTGGCGGAAATCATAAAAGGTCTGGGATGCCGGGTGATCGCATGTGACGTGCGGTCTCAAAAGAGGGTACCGGAACATGTGACAGTGGTTCCGTTTGAGCAGCTGCTGCGGGAGTCGGATATGATCAGCATCCATACACCGCTTGAGACCTCCAGGGGACTGATCGGTCTGGAGGAGCTGAAGCTCATGAAGAAAAATGCAGTTCTGATCAATGTTTCCAGAGGGGGGATCATTGATGAACAGGCATTGGTGCAGGCGCTCCGCGAACACTGGATCGCAGGCGCGGGGCTGGATGTGTTTGAAAAAGAACCGGTGGGGACGGAGAATCCTCTGATGGCCTTTGACAATGTGATCTTCAGCCCGCACATGGCATGGTATTCAGAACAGGCGTCTGTGGATCTTAAGCGTAAGCTGGCAGAAGAGCTTGTGCGCTACCTGGATGGGGAGCCTTTACAGTATCGGTTGAATTGA